The Methanobacterium lacus genome includes a region encoding these proteins:
- a CDS encoding right-handed parallel beta-helix repeat-containing protein yields the protein MIKKIIICTLFLVFCFTFIQSTEAANVTVLPGQSIQTAVNNAASGDNINVYDDNNNPYTYKESIAVNKKVNIKAHGNVNVEAINPNSAVFTVNPKGAGTSIQNFTLSKSSYCIVINNANNCIISGNKINEASLVGIQFYGPMNNSKVIGNIITGVNPAVGNGISFEYGFCTFNTISGNVIHNFLNGILFNYNSENNLVSNNKVLSTGLTGVGIYSTADSRLMTIIGNTVTGAEDGIAIQQFHMDIPSGYIINGNTLTGNKNGFWLRISNSTISNNIVAQNIVSGFDITGRYNKIINNIISYNGNSGITLAGFSSKDFNVVSNNVINYNVAGVSSASNYTTFSNNIMSFNTFHALISVGNHVTISRNTMKNNVGSGIFVIGTYCTIVHNILQYNIIGMTLQKSTNADHNVISFNELTSNGNGINSASPYSTFNNNLIKYNTETGLIITGSGCYITKNAMLSNHVAGLTITSTGNTVISNSFANNLFGASFSSYKAAKFNLNSLIGNYYQVYSPDTSGAINALNNWWGSSGVPKRIYGLFNFNPWIVLRLNSNYNKIIVGSTSKIVLNLRYNNKGVYTSPLYGGKYIIDGIIVGFSSDSLGILNPVVSTTKNGLSSTTFTARHTGTSTIRATVNSQSISTSIKIYPKLAVTSTSPVKNAFRVPLNTVIKITYNVPIKLGSKSLISLTNKWGNKLFDVYISGSTLYIKPRTILARATQYTVILHTNSVRALSGSSGSSLFGYAFTTTK from the coding sequence ATGATAAAAAAAATAATCATATGTACATTATTTTTAGTTTTTTGCTTTACATTCATACAATCCACAGAGGCTGCTAATGTAACTGTACTTCCTGGGCAGAGTATACAAACTGCTGTTAACAACGCAGCATCAGGAGATAACATAAATGTTTATGACGACAACAATAATCCCTACACCTACAAGGAAAGTATAGCTGTAAACAAAAAAGTCAATATAAAAGCCCATGGAAATGTTAATGTAGAGGCAATTAATCCAAATTCAGCTGTTTTTACTGTTAACCCTAAAGGTGCCGGTACATCTATTCAAAATTTCACATTATCAAAGAGTAGCTATTGTATCGTGATAAATAATGCAAATAATTGTATTATTTCTGGAAACAAAATAAATGAAGCTTCATTAGTTGGAATACAATTCTACGGACCAATGAACAACTCAAAAGTAATTGGAAACATAATAACTGGAGTAAATCCTGCAGTTGGAAATGGTATCAGTTTTGAATATGGATTCTGCACATTTAACACAATATCTGGAAATGTTATACATAACTTCCTAAATGGAATACTATTCAACTACAACAGTGAAAACAACCTAGTTTCAAACAATAAAGTTCTCAGTACTGGATTAACAGGTGTAGGAATATATTCAACAGCAGATTCAAGGTTAATGACAATAATAGGCAACACAGTAACAGGAGCAGAAGATGGAATTGCAATACAACAGTTCCACATGGACATACCCAGCGGCTATATTATCAATGGAAATACACTTACAGGAAATAAAAATGGATTTTGGCTCCGTATAAGTAACAGTACAATAAGCAACAACATAGTTGCACAGAACATTGTAAGTGGATTTGATATCACCGGACGATACAACAAAATAATAAATAATATCATTTCATACAACGGCAACAGTGGAATAACCTTGGCAGGATTCAGCAGTAAAGATTTTAATGTTGTTAGCAACAATGTCATAAACTACAATGTTGCAGGAGTAAGCAGTGCAAGTAACTACACAACATTTTCCAACAATATCATGTCCTTCAACACATTCCATGCACTAATATCCGTCGGAAATCATGTGACAATAAGTAGAAACACCATGAAAAACAATGTCGGAAGTGGAATTTTTGTAATAGGAACCTACTGTACCATTGTTCATAACATACTACAGTACAACATCATAGGAATGACACTACAAAAATCTACAAATGCAGATCACAATGTCATCAGTTTTAATGAGTTAACCTCCAATGGTAATGGAATCAATAGTGCAAGCCCCTATTCAACCTTTAACAACAATTTAATCAAATACAATACGGAAACCGGACTAATAATCACGGGTTCAGGGTGTTATATAACTAAAAATGCTATGCTTAGCAATCATGTTGCTGGACTTACAATTACAAGTACGGGAAACACTGTTATAAGTAACAGTTTTGCAAATAATCTTTTTGGTGCTTCATTCAGTAGTTACAAGGCAGCTAAGTTTAATTTAAACAGTTTAATTGGAAATTATTATCAAGTATACAGTCCAGACACTTCAGGAGCCATCAATGCATTAAATAATTGGTGGGGATCAAGCGGTGTCCCAAAAAGGATCTATGGTTTATTCAACTTCAACCCATGGATCGTCCTACGTTTAAATTCCAATTACAACAAAATAATTGTTGGTTCTACCTCAAAAATTGTGTTAAATCTTAGATATAACAATAAAGGAGTTTACACAAGCCCATTATACGGTGGAAAATATATCATTGATGGAATTATTGTAGGATTTAGCAGTGATTCATTGGGAATTCTAAATCCCGTAGTCAGCACCACGAAGAATGGTTTATCTAGCACAACATTCACAGCTCGACATACTGGAACCTCTACAATAAGAGCTACAGTGAATTCCCAATCAATCTCAACCTCGATTAAGATCTATCCAAAACTAGCAGTAACAAGTACGAGTCCAGTTAAAAATGCATTCAGGGTTCCATTAAATACTGTGATTAAAATTACCTATAATGTACCCATAAAATTGGGAAGTAAGTCACTAATTTCACTTACAAATAAATGGGGTAATAAATTATTTGATGTGTATATTTCAGGCAGCACATTATACATAAAACCACGAACCATACTGGCAAGGGCCACACAGTATACAGTTATTTTACATACCAACAGTGTAAGGGCATTATCAGGTTCGAGTGGATCATCCCTGTTTGGATATGCATTCACCACAACCAAATAG
- a CDS encoding LL-diaminopimelate aminotransferase produces the protein MSVKINENYLLLESSYLFAEISRRVEKFQTENPDAQVIKMGIGDVTKPLPKAVIKAFNEAVTEMGNSETFMGYGPEQGYSFLIDTIIENDYKSRGIELDIDEVFISDAAKCDTANIQEIFGLDNVIAVTDPVYPVYVDSNVMAGRTGSIQDSGRYEGVVYMPSTAENNFIPELPKSPVDLIYLCFPNNPTGTALKKEDLAKWVEYARENDAIILFDAAYEAYITEDDIPRSIYEIEGAKDVAIEFRSFSKNAGFTGTRCAFVVVPKQVKAVDSEGNKHDLNSLWNRRTTTKFNGVSYPVQKAAEAVYTDEAKKEIQENIDYYLENAKIIKNSMEELGLDVYGGVNSPYIWVKTPENMDSWSFFDLLLEEANVVGTPGVGFGPSGEGYLRLTAFNTLENTKEAMERISKLSL, from the coding sequence ATGTCCGTTAAAATCAATGAAAACTACCTTCTTTTAGAGAGTAGCTACTTATTTGCTGAAATTAGCCGAAGGGTTGAAAAATTTCAAACTGAAAATCCAGATGCACAGGTAATTAAAATGGGTATTGGGGATGTTACCAAACCCCTGCCAAAGGCAGTTATCAAGGCATTTAATGAAGCAGTTACTGAGATGGGAAACTCCGAAACCTTCATGGGATACGGACCAGAACAAGGTTACTCCTTCTTAATAGATACCATCATAGAAAATGATTACAAGTCACGGGGAATTGAACTCGACATAGATGAAGTTTTCATAAGCGACGCAGCCAAATGTGACACCGCTAACATCCAGGAAATATTTGGATTGGACAATGTTATTGCTGTAACAGACCCGGTTTACCCGGTATATGTGGACAGTAACGTCATGGCAGGCAGAACAGGATCCATACAAGACAGTGGAAGGTACGAAGGGGTGGTTTACATGCCATCAACAGCAGAGAACAACTTCATACCAGAACTCCCTAAATCTCCCGTGGATCTCATATACCTATGTTTCCCCAACAACCCAACAGGAACAGCTCTTAAAAAGGAAGATCTTGCAAAATGGGTTGAATATGCACGTGAAAATGATGCAATCATACTCTTCGATGCAGCCTACGAGGCATACATAACAGAAGATGATATACCAAGGAGTATCTACGAGATTGAAGGTGCTAAAGATGTGGCCATAGAATTTAGGAGCTTCTCCAAAAACGCTGGATTCACAGGTACCAGATGTGCATTTGTTGTGGTTCCAAAACAGGTTAAAGCAGTGGATTCAGAGGGTAACAAACACGATCTAAACTCACTTTGGAATAGGAGGACAACAACCAAATTCAACGGCGTATCCTACCCTGTGCAAAAGGCAGCAGAAGCAGTTTACACCGACGAAGCCAAGAAGGAGATCCAAGAAAATATAGACTACTACTTGGAAAATGCTAAGATCATTAAAAACAGCATGGAAGAATTGGGTCTTGATGTGTACGGAGGAGTTAACTCACCCTACATATGGGTCAAAACACCTGAAAACATGGATTCCTGGAGCTTTTTCGATCTCTTACTCGAAGAAGCAAATGTGGTTGGAACACCTGGAGTTGGATTCGGACCAAGCGGTGAAGGATACCTAAGGTTAACAGCTTTCAACACACTAGAAAATACCAAGGAAGCCATGGAAAGAATTTCCAAACTTTCACTCTAA
- a CDS encoding ATP-binding protein, with amino-acid sequence MDEVSEYYHDSRMKKMFQLLEEPKSMVEIDISEAFIKNLVLKIISTYGTIVVNQIHEITGLHVDILEEVLKKLDKEGMCGQTGGGFLFPSVEFTIKIKGREKALQVMQENPYVGIAPVAYDEYFTIMGAQVQGRFPLKIPKSVIDNALDDVVGVADAKNTLIASAIGGKGFFIYGAPGTGKTFLTSKMSDLLPPILIPKFIEFSGSVIQLYDPDFHKKCPEQPDDPRWVKVYAPFVFTGSELTTEKLETNFNPNKGVYETSPIIKANGGILLLDDLGRQKEDHNVLLNRMIVPLENKKDVIYIKGAPVIVHTMFIPVLSTNLDINIVDEAHLRRAPMHIFLTAPTPDEIVEVFQRNLDAMGEDYDEAVLERFKNVYIPMTMGGEQLKPTFAHARDVAQIAQAVRIRNNQEKLDTEVLEEALDEHILIALQRKYTPDLFERIINKKVGGK; translated from the coding sequence ATGGATGAAGTAAGTGAATATTATCATGATTCAAGAATGAAGAAGATGTTCCAACTATTGGAAGAACCTAAATCAATGGTTGAGATCGACATATCCGAAGCATTCATAAAAAACCTGGTACTCAAGATAATATCAACCTACGGAACCATCGTAGTCAATCAGATACATGAGATCACAGGTCTGCATGTGGACATACTCGAAGAGGTACTAAAAAAACTGGACAAGGAGGGCATGTGTGGACAAACAGGTGGAGGATTCCTTTTCCCAAGCGTGGAATTCACCATCAAAATCAAGGGACGGGAAAAGGCTCTTCAAGTAATGCAGGAAAACCCATACGTGGGAATAGCACCTGTTGCATACGATGAGTACTTCACAATTATGGGAGCCCAAGTACAAGGCAGATTTCCACTTAAAATACCAAAGTCAGTCATTGACAATGCTCTGGACGATGTGGTGGGTGTGGCAGATGCTAAAAATACTTTAATTGCATCAGCCATAGGTGGTAAAGGATTTTTCATCTACGGTGCACCTGGAACAGGAAAAACATTCCTAACCAGTAAAATGTCGGATCTCCTACCCCCAATTCTCATACCCAAATTCATAGAATTCAGTGGGAGTGTCATACAACTTTACGATCCAGATTTCCATAAAAAATGTCCTGAACAACCAGATGATCCAAGGTGGGTTAAGGTTTACGCTCCATTCGTGTTCACAGGATCAGAACTCACAACAGAAAAACTTGAAACCAACTTCAACCCAAACAAGGGAGTTTATGAAACATCCCCTATAATCAAGGCCAACGGTGGAATTTTACTTTTAGACGACCTTGGAAGACAGAAAGAAGATCACAACGTACTTTTAAACAGGATGATAGTGCCCCTTGAGAACAAGAAGGATGTTATTTACATCAAAGGTGCACCTGTCATTGTCCACACCATGTTCATACCAGTTCTCTCAACCAACCTGGACATAAACATAGTTGACGAAGCACACCTGAGACGTGCACCAATGCACATATTCCTAACAGCACCAACACCCGACGAAATAGTGGAGGTTTTCCAAAGAAACCTAGATGCCATGGGAGAAGACTACGATGAAGCAGTGCTTGAAAGATTTAAAAATGTTTACATACCCATGACCATGGGTGGAGAACAACTCAAACCAACCTTTGCACATGCAAGGGATGTTGCACAAATTGCACAGGCAGTGAGGATAAGAAACAACCAGGAAAAATTAGACACCGAAGTTTTGGAAGAAGCCCTGGATGAACACATACTCATAGCCCTGCAGCGAAAATACACTCCAGATCTATTTGAAAGGATAATAAACAAAAAAGTCGGCGGAAAATAG
- a CDS encoding MarR family winged helix-turn-helix transcriptional regulator, with translation MKNSDELMAEHAAGPRLDMEKYILVVLFLIQQRWTYTINHEFKRDNITTKQWLMLIVLSTAFETPPSMQEVADAMSITHQNVKQLAVRLESQGFIKIERDPKNKRILRLVPTEKSNEYWAKRESDHARSIQEYFKDLNNEEVLSLFQIMGKLEKLSGQMYLETKNQK, from the coding sequence ATGAAAAATTCTGATGAACTCATGGCTGAACATGCAGCCGGTCCGAGGTTAGACATGGAAAAATACATCTTGGTGGTACTGTTTTTAATTCAACAGCGCTGGACCTATACCATAAACCATGAATTTAAACGTGACAACATAACCACCAAGCAGTGGCTAATGTTAATAGTTCTATCAACAGCCTTCGAAACACCACCATCAATGCAGGAAGTGGCAGATGCCATGAGCATTACACATCAAAATGTTAAGCAACTGGCAGTAAGATTGGAGTCCCAGGGATTCATCAAAATAGAAAGGGATCCCAAGAACAAAAGAATACTCAGACTCGTGCCAACAGAAAAGTCCAATGAATATTGGGCCAAAAGGGAATCTGATCATGCCAGATCAATCCAAGAATACTTCAAAGACCTGAACAACGAAGAGGTTTTATCACTCTTCCAAATAATGGGCAAACTCGAAAAATTATCAGGACAAATGTACCTGGAAACAAAAAACCAAAAATAG
- a CDS encoding glutamate--tRNA ligase, protein MNDIEEIVYKNALMNAVKHKGKASNGAVIGSIMAGNPELRSEAKTVSKLAAQLVSKVNSMGTDEQVAELDKLGGMKEKKPVEQKGFTELPNVDGEVVLRFAPNPSGPLHIGHSRAVILNNEYVKRYGGKLILRVEDTDPRRVDPEAYHMMEEDLKWMGVEWQEKYIQSDRMEIYYEYAEKLIELGQAYMCTCNGADFKTLKDQAKPCPCRETSPEASMKLWKQMPEMDEGEAVLRVKTDITHKNPAIRDWVAMRVVNEEHPRTGNKYKIYPMMNFSVTVDDHLMGVTHVLRGKDHLANSEKQSYMYNHFGWKIPEFIHYGRLKMEDVALSTSKAREGINNGQYLGWDDPRLGTIRAIARRGIKPEAIKELIMEIGPKISDAVVSWKKIYGLNRQILEETSNRYFLVDNPTRVIVENLPESEQKLVERPLHPDHPERGMRKLMIEPELYITMEDITKTGENGVIRLMDGINLSFENGKTMYHSSDLEDAKKAKAMIVQWVPVKDAIEAEIMMPDATLKKGFIEKSASQLEVDDVVQLERIGFARVDEVTYTKIRFYFAHK, encoded by the coding sequence ATTAATGATATTGAAGAAATTGTATACAAAAATGCACTTATGAATGCAGTTAAACACAAGGGCAAGGCAAGTAACGGTGCAGTCATAGGTTCCATCATGGCAGGCAATCCTGAGCTAAGATCTGAGGCTAAAACAGTTTCTAAGTTAGCTGCACAGTTAGTTTCAAAAGTTAACTCTATGGGAACTGATGAACAGGTAGCTGAACTCGATAAACTGGGTGGTATGAAGGAGAAAAAACCTGTGGAGCAGAAGGGTTTCACAGAACTTCCAAATGTGGATGGGGAAGTTGTGCTCAGATTTGCACCAAATCCATCAGGCCCCCTACATATAGGACATTCAAGGGCAGTTATATTAAACAATGAATATGTTAAACGCTACGGTGGTAAGCTAATTCTTAGGGTTGAAGACACAGACCCTCGAAGGGTTGATCCTGAAGCTTACCATATGATGGAGGAAGACCTGAAGTGGATGGGAGTTGAATGGCAGGAGAAGTACATCCAAAGTGACAGGATGGAGATCTACTACGAGTACGCAGAAAAACTCATCGAACTTGGACAAGCATACATGTGCACATGTAACGGAGCAGACTTCAAGACACTCAAGGATCAGGCCAAACCATGCCCATGCCGTGAAACATCACCAGAGGCAAGCATGAAACTCTGGAAGCAAATGCCAGAAATGGATGAGGGAGAAGCAGTCTTAAGGGTGAAAACAGACATAACACACAAAAACCCAGCAATAAGAGATTGGGTTGCAATGAGGGTGGTCAATGAAGAACATCCACGAACAGGAAACAAGTACAAGATTTACCCAATGATGAACTTCTCTGTGACTGTGGACGACCATCTCATGGGAGTGACCCACGTGTTAAGGGGAAAGGATCATCTAGCCAACAGTGAAAAACAGAGCTACATGTACAACCACTTCGGATGGAAAATACCAGAGTTCATACACTACGGCAGACTCAAAATGGAGGATGTTGCCCTGAGCACATCCAAGGCACGAGAAGGAATAAACAACGGACAGTACCTTGGATGGGACGATCCAAGACTCGGAACCATAAGGGCCATAGCCAGACGTGGAATAAAACCCGAAGCCATAAAGGAACTTATCATGGAAATCGGGCCCAAAATCAGCGATGCAGTTGTTTCATGGAAGAAGATTTACGGATTAAACAGACAGATACTCGAAGAAACATCCAACAGATACTTCTTGGTGGACAATCCAACCCGTGTAATAGTTGAAAACCTACCAGAATCAGAACAAAAACTCGTTGAAAGACCACTACACCCTGACCATCCAGAACGTGGAATGAGAAAACTCATGATCGAACCTGAACTCTACATCACCATGGAGGACATCACAAAAACAGGTGAAAACGGTGTTATCAGACTCATGGACGGTATCAACCTAAGCTTTGAAAATGGAAAAACCATGTACCACAGCAGTGACTTGGAAGATGCGAAAAAAGCTAAGGCAATGATAGTGCAGTGGGTGCCTGTGAAGGATGCAATAGAGGCAGAGATCATGATGCCAGATGCAACCCTTAAGAAGGGCTTCATAGAAAAATCAGCATCTCAACTTGAGGTGGACGATGTGGTTCAACTTGAAAGAATAGGATTTGCAAGGGTGGATGAGGTAACCTACACCAAGATCAGGTTCTACTTTGCACACAAATAA
- a CDS encoding adenylosuccinate synthetase has protein sequence MTCNVLVGGGWGDEGKGKCITYLCYNDKPDIIARAGVGPNAGHSVEFNGEKYGLRMIPSGFVHTGARLLIGAGVLVDPEVFHHELDYLNKYQVKNRTFADFRSAIIEPKHKEQDRASDYLSKKIGSTGSGCGPANSDRVMRTAKLAGDIPEMQGYTADVPTEINEALDEGKEVFVEGSQGFGLSLYYGTYPYVTSKDTTASSAAADVGIGPTRVDDVIVVFKSYITRVGEGPFKTEISQQKAEDLDIEEYGTVTGRRRRVGTFDMELAKESCMINGATQIALTCVDRIFPNCERVQDYSQLSQEVKNFVAEIEGETGVPVTIISTGPDLVDTIDLRDELL, from the coding sequence ATGACATGTAACGTATTAGTTGGCGGAGGATGGGGTGATGAAGGTAAAGGCAAATGTATTACCTACCTCTGTTACAACGATAAACCAGATATCATAGCAAGAGCGGGTGTTGGACCCAATGCAGGACATTCTGTAGAATTTAATGGCGAAAAGTATGGGCTAAGAATGATACCGTCGGGTTTTGTACACACCGGTGCAAGATTATTGATCGGAGCCGGAGTATTGGTGGATCCAGAAGTTTTCCATCATGAACTCGACTACCTGAACAAGTACCAAGTTAAAAACAGGACATTTGCAGATTTCAGAAGTGCAATAATAGAACCTAAACACAAGGAACAGGACAGGGCTTCAGATTATCTATCCAAAAAAATTGGAAGTACAGGAAGTGGATGTGGACCAGCTAATTCCGACAGGGTAATGAGAACAGCAAAACTTGCTGGAGACATTCCTGAAATGCAGGGCTACACAGCAGATGTGCCAACTGAAATTAACGAAGCACTTGATGAGGGAAAGGAAGTGTTTGTGGAAGGATCACAGGGATTCGGATTATCACTTTACTACGGAACTTACCCTTATGTTACAAGTAAGGACACAACAGCAAGTTCGGCTGCTGCAGATGTGGGTATAGGGCCCACCAGGGTGGATGATGTGATAGTGGTATTTAAATCCTACATAACCAGGGTGGGAGAAGGACCATTTAAAACAGAAATATCACAACAAAAGGCTGAAGATCTTGACATTGAAGAGTACGGTACAGTCACAGGAAGAAGGCGCCGTGTTGGAACCTTTGACATGGAACTTGCAAAGGAATCCTGCATGATAAACGGAGCAACACAAATAGCACTAACATGTGTGGACAGAATATTCCCGAACTGCGAACGTGTGCAGGACTACTCACAACTGTCACAGGAAGTTAAAAACTTCGTAGCAGAGATCGAAGGAGAAACAGGAGTACCTGTAACCATCATATCTACAGGACCAGACCTGGTAGACACCATAGATCTAAGGGACGAACTACTTTAA
- a CDS encoding ParA family protein yields the protein MSEVIGIINQKGGVAKTTTAINLAATLNQKGKKVLLVDVDPQANATTGLGIDKTNLEFSIRDVLLEECEIQDAIISTDYEGLDVLPSNLGLSKLEKQLAGETAPEYILRRYLETVYDDYDMIIIDSPPTLGRLAYNVLVASDSVIIPVQTEYYAMEGVVDLLDAIKEVEEKLYSETEIKGVLLTMHDKREKLTNEVAALVQEYFKDQMFKTIIPRNAPVKRSAADGVPCVIKYPESTGAIAYLKFTDEFLERI from the coding sequence ATGAGTGAAGTAATAGGAATCATAAATCAAAAAGGTGGAGTGGCTAAAACCACAACCGCAATTAACTTAGCTGCAACCCTAAATCAGAAGGGTAAAAAAGTTTTGCTCGTGGACGTTGATCCCCAAGCAAACGCAACAACAGGTCTCGGTATAGACAAAACCAACCTAGAATTTTCAATAAGGGACGTACTCCTAGAAGAATGTGAAATCCAAGATGCAATAATATCCACAGATTACGAAGGTTTAGATGTACTGCCAAGTAACCTAGGGCTGAGCAAACTAGAAAAACAGTTAGCAGGTGAAACAGCACCAGAATACATACTCAGAAGATACCTAGAAACAGTCTACGATGATTATGACATGATCATAATTGATTCACCACCAACACTTGGAAGATTAGCCTACAACGTACTAGTTGCAAGTGACAGTGTCATAATACCTGTACAAACAGAATACTACGCTATGGAAGGAGTAGTTGATCTGTTGGATGCAATTAAAGAAGTTGAAGAAAAGCTCTACAGTGAAACTGAGATTAAAGGTGTACTTCTAACCATGCACGATAAGAGGGAAAAGTTAACCAACGAAGTAGCAGCCCTTGTACAGGAGTACTTTAAAGACCAGATGTTTAAAACCATCATCCCAAGAAACGCCCCAGTAAAAAGAAGTGCAGCAGATGGAGTGCCCTGTGTAATAAAATACCCTGAAAGCACTGGTGCCATTGCCTATCTCAAATTTACCGACGAATTTCTGGAGAGGATCTAA
- a CDS encoding flavodoxin domain-containing protein, whose translation MKALVIYGSRYGTAEEISERIIDILQKENVDVDLINSEKSQSVKVENYDLVVAGSGIKMGKWTKNTLNFLKKNRKELSNRKVALFVSCGAANQEKNRAEAQEKYLDNIAAKYLDTEPVAKGLFGSVYDPNADHGLLYKLIKGSIEKEMIKMGQDPTQKHDYRDWDYINQWTIDLIK comes from the coding sequence ATGAAAGCACTTGTTATATACGGATCCCGATACGGAACAGCAGAGGAAATTTCAGAAAGGATCATAGACATATTACAGAAAGAAAATGTGGATGTTGACCTAATAAATTCTGAGAAATCCCAATCCGTAAAAGTTGAAAACTACGACCTGGTGGTGGCTGGCAGTGGAATTAAAATGGGTAAATGGACTAAAAATACCCTTAATTTCCTTAAGAAAAACAGGAAAGAACTTTCCAATCGTAAAGTAGCATTGTTTGTAAGTTGTGGTGCTGCAAACCAGGAGAAAAACCGGGCAGAAGCACAAGAAAAGTACTTGGATAACATTGCAGCCAAGTACCTTGACACAGAACCAGTTGCAAAGGGACTCTTCGGCAGTGTTTACGATCCAAACGCAGATCATGGCCTCCTTTACAAATTAATTAAAGGAAGCATTGAAAAGGAAATGATAAAAATGGGCCAAGACCCCACACAGAAACACGACTATAGGGATTGGGACTACATTAACCAGTGGACGATAGATTTAATTAAATAA